A genomic segment from Triticum dicoccoides isolate Atlit2015 ecotype Zavitan chromosome 1A, WEW_v2.0, whole genome shotgun sequence encodes:
- the LOC119270211 gene encoding uncharacterized protein LOC119270211, protein MTPHLPVSPHSAHHLLDALPPSPHHRRLRRRRRFCPPRPRASSSPSSLRCRAAAAAAPQPAAAAAARTRVFVVSDLHTDYPENMEWVRRLAVRAGPPGAGEGFDALVVAGDVAETRDNFARTMEALRARFDAVFYVPGNHDLWLRREGGRYVDSMEKLTALLDACSELGVDTGPRTIGDLGIIPLFSWYHKSFDKEKDVNSVRVPSLEMACKDFHACQWPSDLGSDDEALALYFDKLNDKNNDAIEEVKKKSKQILTFSHFVPRQELCPEKRMLYYPNLPKVIGSDYLERRLRAIHNNAKDGAACHVFGHTHFCWDSVVDGIRYVQAPLAYPRERKRRINGGQGWLPFCVYRDGFNPEIYPAIWSDYYNKNRREPENTQLAPWVAKYFSKYYGPPVFAKQTESG, encoded by the exons ATGACACCGCATCTGCCCGTGTCGCCCCACTCCGCCCACCACCTGCTCGACGCGCTGCCCCCGTCGCcgcaccaccgccgcctccgcagGCGCCGCCGCTTCTGCCCGCCGCGCCCCAGGGCAtcatcctccccctcctccctccgctgccgcgctgccgccgccgccgcgccgcagccggcggcggcggcggcagcgaggacGAGGGTGTTCGTCGTGTCGGACCTGCACACCGACTACCCGGAGAACATGGAGTGGGTGCGCCGGCTCGCGGTGCGGGCGGGGCCGCCGGGCGCCGGGGAGGGCTTCGACGCGCTCGTCGTCGCCGGGGACGTGGCGGAGACCAGGGACAACTTCGCGCGCACCATGGAGGCCCTCAGGGCGCGCTTCGACGCCGTCTTCTACGTGCCCGGCAACCACGACCTCTGGCTGCGCCGCGAGGGTGGCCGCTAC GTGGATTCGATGGAGAAACTGACTGCATTGCTTGATGCGTGTAGTGAGCTGGGTGTGGATACAGGCCCTAGAACGATAGGTGACTTAGGGATCATACCATTGTTTTCATGGTATCACAAG AGCTTTGACAAGGAAAAGGATGTTAACAGTGTGCGTGTTCCTTCGTTGGAGATG GCTTGTAAAGACTTTCATGCTTGCCAATGGCCTTCGGACTTGGGAAGTGATGATGAGGCTCTTGCTCTTTACTTTGACAAGTTGAATGACAAGAACAATGATGCTATTGAAGAAGTAAAAAAGAAGAGCAAACAGATACTTACATTTTCACACTTTGTACCAAG GCAAGAGTTATGTCCAGAGAAGCGAATGCTTTACTATCCAAACCTTCCGAAGGTCATCGGCTCTGATTATTTGGAAAGAAGGCTGAGAGCTATACACAACAACGCTAAAGATGGAGCAGCCTGCCATGTATTCGGGCATACACATTTCTGTTGGGATTCTGTGGTTGATGGTATCAG GTATGTACAGGCGCCTCTAGCATACCCTCGGGAAAGAAAGCGAAGGATAAACGGAGGCCAAGGATGGTTGCCTTTTTGTGTATATCGTGATGGCTTCAACCCTGAAATATACCCGGCTATATGGTCCGACTATTACAACAAGAACAGAAGGGAGCCCGAGAACACCCAGCTTGCACCGTGGGTTGCCAAATATTTTTCAAAGTACTACGGACCCCCTGTTTTTGCCAAACAAACTGAATCCGGTTGA